In a single window of the Flavobacterium ammoniigenes genome:
- the ybeY gene encoding rRNA maturation RNase YbeY yields MIDFNYETEFTIENEEAIATWLSRVIVSENKKEGEINYIFCDDEYLLKINLEYLNHDTLTDIISFDYSMGNELNGDIFVSVERVRDNANDFKVSFEDELKRVLVHGILHYCGYKDKTDEEEKIMRSKEDEKLAMFHVEHKQ; encoded by the coding sequence ATGATTGATTTTAATTACGAAACGGAGTTTACAATAGAGAACGAAGAAGCAATTGCTACTTGGTTGTCTCGAGTAATTGTTTCTGAAAACAAAAAAGAAGGAGAGATTAATTACATTTTTTGTGATGATGAATACCTTTTAAAAATCAACTTAGAATACCTAAATCACGACACGCTCACGGATATTATTAGCTTTGACTATTCCATGGGTAACGAACTCAATGGAGATATTTTTGTTTCGGTCGAAAGGGTTCGAGACAACGCAAACGATTTTAAAGTTTCGTTCGAAGACGAACTTAAACGCGTTCTAGTTCACGGGATATTACACTACTGTGGTTACAAGGACAAAACAGACGAAGAGGAAAAAATAATGCGTTCTAAAGAAGACGAAAAATTAGCAATGTTTCACGTGGAACACAAACAATAA
- the mnmG gene encoding tRNA uridine-5-carboxymethylaminomethyl(34) synthesis enzyme MnmG — translation MFLNEYDVIVVGAGHAGCEAAAAAANLGSSTLLVTMSLQNIAQMSCNPAMGGIAKGQIVREIDALGGYSGIVSDKTAIQFKMLNKSKGPAMWSPRVQSDRMRFSEEWRLMLEATPNLDFYQEMVSGLLIENGKIKGIRSALGIEIKAKSVVLTNGTFLNGLIHIGEKQFGGGRAGESASYGITEDLVKAGFQAGRMKTGTPPRVDGRSLDYSKMNEEKGDAKPDKFSYSDVTSPLIHQRSCHMTYTSLDVHDILREGFDRSPMFNGRIKSLGPRYCPSIEDKINRFADKERHQLFVEPEGWKTCEVYVNGFSTSLPEDIQFKALSSVAGFEKVKFLRPGYAIEYDYFPPTQLKHTLETKLVEGLYFAGQINGTTGYEEAASQGLMAGINAHLKVHEKAPLILKRDEAYIGVLIDDLITKGTEEPYRMFTSRAEYRTLLRQDNADFRLTPMSYEIGLASEARLRRMEFKRNESEKMVDFFKDTSVSVAETNPILEAKDTALITQGDKMFKIFSRPQIDLDDMLRFEKVTAYIEENKLDQEILEQAEIQVKYSGYIEKERNNADKLTRLEDVKIPEDFDYNKIKSMSIEAKQKLTKIKPATIAQASRISGVSPSDVSVLLIYMGR, via the coding sequence ATGTTTTTAAACGAGTATGATGTAATTGTTGTCGGAGCAGGTCACGCTGGTTGTGAGGCCGCCGCCGCTGCTGCTAATTTAGGCTCATCCACTTTATTGGTAACCATGAGTTTGCAAAACATTGCGCAAATGTCTTGCAATCCCGCCATGGGAGGTATCGCAAAAGGACAAATTGTACGAGAGATTGATGCTTTGGGAGGATACTCTGGAATTGTATCTGACAAGACCGCAATACAGTTTAAAATGCTCAATAAATCCAAAGGTCCTGCTATGTGGTCCCCGCGAGTTCAGAGCGATAGAATGCGTTTTTCTGAAGAGTGGAGATTGATGTTGGAAGCGACTCCAAATCTAGATTTTTACCAAGAAATGGTTAGTGGTTTACTCATTGAAAATGGAAAAATTAAAGGCATTCGATCTGCTCTTGGAATCGAAATTAAAGCTAAATCGGTTGTGCTTACTAATGGGACTTTTTTGAATGGATTGATTCATATTGGAGAAAAACAATTTGGAGGAGGAAGAGCAGGAGAGAGTGCTTCTTACGGTATCACGGAAGATTTAGTCAAAGCTGGTTTTCAAGCAGGGAGAATGAAAACAGGAACACCCCCACGTGTAGATGGACGTTCTTTAGATTATTCTAAAATGAATGAAGAAAAAGGAGATGCTAAACCTGATAAATTTTCATATTCAGATGTAACTTCACCATTGATCCACCAAAGGTCGTGTCACATGACCTACACTTCGTTAGACGTTCACGATATTTTAAGAGAAGGATTTGATCGTTCTCCTATGTTCAATGGTAGAATTAAGAGTCTGGGGCCAAGATATTGTCCTTCTATTGAAGATAAAATTAACCGTTTTGCAGACAAGGAACGACACCAATTGTTTGTAGAGCCAGAAGGATGGAAAACTTGTGAAGTCTATGTAAACGGATTTTCTACCTCTTTGCCAGAAGACATCCAATTTAAAGCCTTGAGCTCTGTAGCAGGCTTCGAAAAGGTTAAATTTCTTAGACCTGGCTATGCTATTGAATACGATTATTTTCCACCAACACAATTAAAACACACCTTGGAAACTAAGCTGGTTGAGGGATTGTATTTTGCTGGACAAATAAACGGAACAACCGGTTATGAGGAAGCTGCCTCACAAGGGTTAATGGCCGGAATCAATGCGCATTTAAAAGTACATGAAAAAGCACCGTTAATCTTGAAAAGAGACGAGGCTTACATCGGAGTTCTAATAGATGATTTGATTACCAAAGGAACAGAAGAGCCTTATAGAATGTTTACTTCCCGAGCTGAATATAGAACTTTATTACGTCAAGATAATGCCGATTTTAGATTGACACCTATGTCGTATGAGATTGGACTAGCTTCGGAAGCGCGTTTGCGCCGAATGGAATTTAAAAGAAATGAGTCTGAAAAAATGGTTGATTTTTTCAAAGACACAAGCGTTTCTGTAGCGGAAACGAATCCTATTTTGGAAGCAAAAGACACCGCTTTAATTACACAAGGAGATAAAATGTTTAAAATATTTTCACGTCCGCAAATTGATTTAGATGACATGTTGCGATTTGAAAAAGTAACTGCTTATATCGAAGAAAATAAATTAGATCAAGAGATTTTGGAACAAGCCGAAATTCAGGTAAAATATTCAGGTTATATAGAAAAAGAAAGAAACAACGCTGATAAATTAACGCGTTTGGAAGATGTTAAGATACCTGAAGATTTTGATTATAACAAAATCAAATCCATGTCTATTGAAGCTAAACAGAAACTTACTAAAATCAAACCTGCAACTATTGCACAAGCTTCACGAATAAGCGGTGTGTCTCCGAGCGACGTTTCTGTATTATTAATTTATATGGGCAGATAA
- the gltX gene encoding glutamate--tRNA ligase: protein MSKPIRVRFAPSPTGPLHIGGVRTALFNYLFAKKNNGTFFLRIEDTDQNRFVPGAEEYILEALNWLGIAPDETVGKNEKFGPYRQSERKELYQQYADELINSGNAYYAFDTAEALDAQRKQHEEQGKTFIYNHHNREKLDTSLVLSKDATEKRIASGEDYVIRFKTPVNETLYLQDIIRGEVKFETNLLDDKVLFKSDGMPTYHLANIVDDHLMETSHVIRGEEWLPSMPLHVLLYRAFGWEAPEFAHLPLILKPIGNGKLSKRDGDKMGFPVFPLEWKTPEGFSSGYREKGFFPEAVVNFLALLGWNDGTEKELFSLEELVQNFDLNRVHKAGAKFDPEKNKWFNHHYLMQQTDVNLAKAFAPILKEKGIAFEEIKLITIISLIKERAHFVSEFWELSDYFFEAPSSYDEKATKNWKEETPALMQNLISVLEGIEDFKAANIETIVKEWMTANEIGMGKVMQPFRLSLVGALKGPHLFDIAELIGKEATVERIQKAIASL from the coding sequence ATGTCAAAGCCAATCCGCGTGCGTTTTGCACCAAGTCCAACAGGACCATTACATATAGGCGGGGTTCGTACCGCATTATTTAATTATTTGTTTGCCAAAAAAAACAACGGAACCTTCTTTTTACGGATAGAAGACACTGACCAAAATCGTTTTGTTCCAGGTGCTGAAGAATACATTTTGGAAGCTTTAAATTGGTTAGGAATTGCTCCTGACGAAACCGTTGGGAAGAATGAAAAGTTTGGCCCATATCGCCAAAGTGAAAGAAAAGAACTGTACCAACAATATGCAGATGAATTGATAAATTCAGGTAATGCCTATTATGCTTTTGATACTGCCGAAGCTTTAGATGCCCAAAGAAAACAGCACGAAGAACAAGGCAAAACATTTATCTACAATCATCATAATAGAGAAAAATTAGATACTTCACTAGTATTGTCTAAAGACGCAACCGAGAAAAGAATTGCGTCTGGCGAAGACTATGTGATCCGATTCAAAACGCCTGTAAACGAAACCTTATATTTACAAGATATCATTCGCGGAGAAGTGAAATTTGAAACCAACCTATTAGACGATAAAGTATTGTTTAAAAGCGACGGGATGCCAACCTATCACTTAGCGAATATTGTAGACGATCATTTAATGGAAACCTCACACGTAATTCGTGGTGAGGAATGGTTGCCTTCCATGCCTTTACATGTTTTGTTGTATCGCGCTTTTGGTTGGGAAGCCCCTGAATTTGCTCATTTACCTTTGATCTTAAAACCAATTGGTAATGGAAAATTATCTAAAAGAGATGGTGACAAAATGGGTTTCCCTGTATTCCCGTTGGAATGGAAAACTCCTGAAGGATTTTCATCGGGATATAGAGAAAAAGGATTTTTTCCAGAAGCAGTAGTTAACTTTTTAGCCTTATTAGGTTGGAATGACGGGACAGAAAAAGAATTGTTTTCTTTGGAAGAATTAGTTCAAAATTTTGATTTGAACCGAGTGCATAAAGCTGGGGCAAAATTTGATCCTGAAAAAAATAAATGGTTCAATCACCACTACTTGATGCAACAAACAGATGTTAATTTGGCGAAAGCCTTCGCTCCTATTTTGAAGGAAAAAGGAATTGCATTTGAAGAAATCAAATTAATTACCATTATTTCATTGATCAAAGAGCGTGCTCATTTTGTATCAGAATTTTGGGAGTTGAGCGATTACTTTTTTGAAGCACCAAGTTCCTATGATGAAAAAGCAACCAAAAACTGGAAAGAAGAAACACCTGCTTTAATGCAAAATTTGATTTCGGTTTTAGAAGGAATTGAAGATTTTAAAGCGGCAAATATTGAAACTATTGTAAAAGAATGGATGACGGCAAACGAAATAGGAATGGGGAAAGTGATGCAACCTTTCCGTTTGAGTTTGGTAGGCGCATTAAAAGGTCCTCACCTATTTGATATTGCTGAATTAATTGGAAAAGAAGCAACCGTTGAACGAATTCAAAAAGCAATCGCTAGTTTGTAA
- a CDS encoding OmpH family outer membrane protein has translation MKKVLVIIALSISVIACDKKAEVKEVKTAYVDTSKLMSEYTEAKDLEAKYKAQAEEKGRLLEAEINRFKQEAGNFQAQAQANGQAWAQQKGAELQKREQQLGYAQQQLSQQLQQESGKEMDSLVSGVKKFIKAYGKEKGYSYIFGTGDVASVLYAEDQYDITKELIAALNEKYKASGAKEVKEPAKK, from the coding sequence ATGAAAAAAGTATTAGTAATTATTGCACTTTCAATTTCGGTTATTGCATGTGACAAAAAAGCAGAAGTTAAAGAAGTTAAAACCGCTTATGTTGACACTTCTAAATTAATGAGCGAATATACCGAGGCCAAAGACCTTGAAGCAAAATACAAAGCACAAGCCGAAGAAAAAGGAAGATTGTTAGAAGCTGAAATTAATCGTTTTAAACAAGAGGCTGGAAATTTTCAAGCGCAAGCACAAGCCAATGGACAAGCTTGGGCACAACAAAAAGGTGCTGAATTACAAAAAAGAGAACAACAATTAGGTTACGCACAACAACAATTGTCTCAACAATTGCAACAAGAAAGCGGAAAAGAAATGGATTCTTTGGTTTCTGGAGTGAAAAAATTCATCAAAGCCTACGGTAAAGAAAAAGGATACTCCTATATCTTTGGAACAGGCGACGTGGCGTCAGTTTTATATGCCGAAGATCAATATGATATCACTAAAGAATTAATTGCTGCTTTGAATGAAAAATACAAAGCAAGTGGTGCTAAAGAAGTAAAAGAACCAGCTAAAAAATAA
- a CDS encoding helix-turn-helix domain-containing protein, translating to MQTISEAAAYTLRFINQTQRSVFLTGKAGTGKTTLLREIIETTHKNTVVVAPTGIAALNAGGVTIHSMFQLPFGGFIPDNSAPNFSEGSKFETKVSLRRHFKMSALKKSVIRNMELLIIDEVSMLRADLLDAMDFMMQTVRKKNNPFGGVQVLFIGDLLQLPPVIRDDEWRILKNYYQGKFFFHSHVVQQNPPLYIELDKIFRQTDDAFISVLNNLRNNQISNEDIAALNQYVQPDFDLKANKGYITLTTHNTKADLMNTDALDSLEGKEWLYSPEIIGDFPDKIFPVEEQLRLKEGAQIMFVKNDLSFDKKYFNGKMGIIKSLSAKEILVHFPEENKTIEVEKYEWQNIRYKVNNTTKEIEEEVLGTFVHYPIKLAWAITVHKSQGLTFDKAALDVSQVFLPGQAYVALSRLRSLQGLILLSPLQMNGISNDQDVMDYSLNKATETHLENALHFETKNFIHQYLVETFDWAELAQEWRNHQFSYNEKSEVSSKAKYSYWAKEQTERMEKVVEPAKKFIQQLNVLFSQETVDLNHISERMQAAYTYFFAPMDELVFEILWKLEEVKRLKKAKAYFDELVFLEELQTKAVLRLMKAKLLIETVVVGETISKEKLTSPEIQLYINRKVTAIQATFKKVNANLIEDDLDEERYLPKKKSKSSTKKTTIEETYDLWKQNNSIAEIASIRVLTKQTIYGHFVKLIQSEKVAIEDIIPSDKLDELAAAFKGYKDESLNALMEKHSDLFSWEEARMFKASLNIQ from the coding sequence ATGCAAACTATTTCCGAAGCGGCTGCTTACACTTTACGATTTATCAATCAGACGCAACGGTCTGTTTTTCTAACCGGAAAAGCGGGAACTGGTAAAACAACCTTACTTCGAGAAATTATTGAAACCACCCACAAAAACACAGTTGTTGTTGCCCCTACAGGAATTGCTGCTTTGAATGCTGGCGGAGTTACTATTCATTCGATGTTTCAACTCCCTTTTGGCGGATTCATCCCGGATAATTCCGCTCCCAATTTTTCAGAGGGCTCCAAGTTTGAAACCAAAGTCAGCTTGCGACGCCATTTTAAAATGAGTGCTTTGAAAAAATCAGTAATCAGGAATATGGAGTTGTTGATTATTGACGAAGTAAGTATGTTACGCGCCGATTTATTAGACGCCATGGATTTTATGATGCAAACCGTACGCAAAAAAAACAATCCTTTTGGCGGTGTTCAGGTCTTGTTTATTGGTGATTTATTACAATTACCTCCTGTAATTCGAGACGACGAGTGGCGTATTCTAAAGAATTATTACCAAGGAAAATTCTTTTTTCATTCCCATGTAGTGCAACAAAATCCACCGCTGTATATTGAATTGGATAAAATTTTCCGTCAAACCGATGATGCGTTTATTTCGGTTTTGAATAATTTACGGAACAACCAAATTTCTAATGAAGATATTGCTGCATTAAATCAATACGTCCAACCTGATTTTGATTTGAAAGCGAATAAAGGTTACATCACCTTAACCACACATAATACCAAAGCAGACCTTATGAATACCGACGCTTTGGACTCATTAGAGGGTAAAGAATGGCTGTATTCTCCTGAAATAATAGGAGATTTCCCAGACAAGATTTTCCCAGTTGAGGAACAATTACGACTGAAAGAAGGTGCTCAAATCATGTTTGTCAAAAACGATCTTTCTTTTGACAAAAAATATTTCAACGGAAAAATGGGCATAATCAAATCGCTTTCAGCAAAAGAGATTCTCGTCCATTTTCCTGAAGAAAACAAAACCATTGAAGTTGAAAAATACGAATGGCAAAACATTCGCTACAAAGTCAACAATACAACTAAAGAAATTGAAGAGGAGGTTTTAGGCACCTTTGTTCATTATCCGATCAAATTGGCTTGGGCCATCACCGTTCATAAGAGTCAAGGGTTAACTTTTGACAAAGCAGCTCTCGATGTTTCGCAAGTTTTTCTTCCTGGACAAGCCTATGTGGCTTTATCTCGTTTGCGATCATTACAAGGGCTTATTTTGCTTTCTCCGTTACAAATGAATGGTATTTCTAACGATCAAGACGTAATGGATTATTCCTTAAATAAAGCCACGGAAACCCATTTGGAAAATGCTTTGCATTTTGAAACTAAAAACTTCATTCATCAGTATTTAGTTGAAACTTTTGATTGGGCCGAATTAGCTCAAGAATGGCGCAACCATCAGTTTAGTTACAACGAGAAATCAGAGGTTTCTTCCAAAGCCAAATATTCCTATTGGGCTAAAGAACAAACGGAAAGAATGGAGAAAGTCGTTGAACCTGCTAAAAAATTTATACAGCAATTAAACGTTCTTTTTAGTCAGGAGACAGTCGATTTGAATCACATTTCCGAGCGAATGCAAGCGGCGTATACTTATTTTTTTGCTCCAATGGACGAGTTGGTTTTCGAAATTTTATGGAAATTAGAAGAAGTAAAACGTCTTAAAAAAGCCAAGGCCTATTTTGATGAATTAGTATTCTTAGAAGAACTTCAAACCAAAGCAGTTTTGCGCTTGATGAAAGCCAAATTACTCATAGAAACTGTTGTGGTGGGAGAAACAATTTCGAAAGAGAAATTAACATCTCCCGAAATTCAACTTTATATAAATAGAAAAGTGACTGCAATTCAAGCTACATTCAAAAAAGTAAACGCCAACTTAATTGAAGATGACTTGGATGAAGAGCGCTACCTTCCAAAAAAGAAATCAAAGTCTTCAACTAAGAAAACCACCATTGAAGAAACCTATGACTTGTGGAAACAAAACAATTCGATTGCCGAAATTGCTTCGATTAGAGTGTTAACCAAACAAACGATTTATGGGCATTTTGTCAAATTAATTCAGTCCGAGAAAGTTGCTATTGAAGACATTATTCCTTCGGATAAATTAGACGAGCTTGCCGCTGCCTTTAAAGGCTATAAAGACGAATCTTTGAACGCTTTGATGGAAAAACATAGTGACTTATTCAGTTGGGAAGAAGCGCGAATGTTTAAGGCCAGTTTGAATATACAGTAA
- a CDS encoding class I SAM-dependent methyltransferase, protein MNISNKKYFLTVEDHSVSKEVFDLYLDESLDMLITHPQPGLDVLGKYYESADYISHTDSKRSLFEKAYHFVKSIALKNKLHLINSLQPSKGKILDIGAGTGEFLSVAKLNGWEVTGLEPSDKAKQIAINKGVSFVESMAKLEDHSFDVITMWHVLEHVPDLNFQIKELKRLLKPSGSLIVAVPNFKSFDAQHYGKFWAAYDVPIHFWHFSKTAIQKLFQKEQMELVKILPMKFDSFYVSLLSEKYKTGRMNYVKAFFVGLWSNIKAKSDLEYSSHIYVLKNW, encoded by the coding sequence ATGAATATTTCAAACAAAAAATATTTTCTTACGGTTGAAGATCATTCGGTTTCTAAAGAAGTCTTCGACTTGTATTTAGATGAATCATTAGACATGTTGATTACACATCCACAACCTGGTTTGGACGTGTTAGGAAAATACTATGAAAGCGCCGATTATATATCGCACACCGATAGCAAACGCTCTTTGTTTGAAAAAGCCTACCATTTCGTAAAATCGATTGCTTTAAAAAACAAACTACATCTTATTAATTCGTTACAACCCAGCAAAGGAAAAATTTTGGATATTGGAGCTGGTACTGGAGAGTTTCTTTCGGTAGCTAAACTAAATGGATGGGAAGTAACCGGGCTAGAACCGAGTGACAAAGCAAAACAAATCGCGATAAATAAGGGGGTTTCTTTTGTAGAATCAATGGCTAAATTGGAAGATCATTCTTTTGATGTCATTACTATGTGGCATGTATTGGAACATGTTCCAGATTTGAATTTCCAAATAAAAGAATTAAAGCGTCTGTTAAAACCATCCGGATCATTAATTGTTGCCGTACCAAATTTCAAATCTTTCGACGCACAACATTATGGAAAATTTTGGGCAGCTTATGATGTGCCGATACACTTTTGGCATTTCTCAAAAACAGCCATTCAAAAATTATTTCAAAAAGAGCAAATGGAATTGGTTAAAATTTTACCTATGAAATTTGATTCGTTTTACGTGAGCTTATTATCTGAAAAATACAAAACAGGAAGAATGAATTATGTGAAAGCATTTTTTGTCGGATTGTGGTCGAATATCAAAGCAAAATCAGATTTAGAATATTCTTCACATATTTATGTGCTTAAAAACTGGTAA
- a CDS encoding SPOR domain-containing protein, with protein sequence MKIENYIAQLLYRYQCVTVPGFGAFLTEIQSAQLVESSHSFFPPKKLISFNAYLKNNDGLLANHIAQTEKTSYEYAVSAIQYEVFNWKKTLQETGVFSIKNVGDFCLNADRNLIFTPYDQTNYLSSSFGLSPFVSPLVKREIFEQQLEALEENDTIQLVPEHKNKYTFLKYAAIFVLGLGLTATVGYPIYQNEIETQKIIVETAVQRQVQNKIQEATFFIESPIPAVTLTVKEGKLPYHIMAGAFRDETNAQRIFENLSEKGYKAKRIERNKYGLYPVLYGSFTTYAEAEKLKNEIRAKENPQAWILIESL encoded by the coding sequence ATGAAAATCGAAAATTACATCGCACAACTTTTATACCGTTACCAATGTGTAACTGTTCCTGGTTTTGGAGCCTTTTTGACTGAAATCCAATCTGCACAATTAGTAGAAAGTTCACACTCCTTTTTTCCTCCGAAGAAATTAATTTCTTTCAATGCCTATCTAAAAAACAACGATGGGTTATTGGCAAACCACATAGCACAAACTGAAAAAACTTCCTACGAATATGCCGTTAGCGCAATTCAATACGAAGTGTTTAATTGGAAAAAAACATTGCAGGAAACTGGTGTTTTCTCTATCAAAAACGTAGGTGATTTTTGCTTAAATGCCGATAGAAATTTAATTTTCACCCCATACGATCAAACCAATTATTTGAGTAGTTCATTTGGATTAAGTCCGTTTGTTTCTCCACTTGTTAAAAGAGAGATTTTCGAACAACAATTGGAAGCGTTGGAAGAAAACGATACAATTCAATTAGTACCAGAACACAAAAACAAATATACTTTCTTAAAGTATGCCGCTATTTTTGTATTAGGTTTGGGATTAACCGCTACTGTAGGTTATCCTATTTACCAAAATGAAATAGAAACTCAAAAAATCATTGTAGAAACTGCGGTTCAAAGACAGGTTCAAAATAAAATACAAGAAGCTACATTCTTCATTGAAAGTCCAATTCCTGCAGTAACCCTTACAGTTAAAGAAGGAAAATTACCATACCACATTATGGCGGGTGCATTTAGAGACGAAACAAATGCACAACGTATTTTTGAGAATTTAAGTGAAAAAGGATACAAAGCAAAACGAATTGAGCGCAACAAATATGGATTGTACCCGGTGCTTTATGGAAGTTTTACTACTTATGCTGAAGCTGAAAAATTGAAAAATGAAATTAGAGCTAAAGAAAATCCTCAAGCTTGGATTTTAATCGAATCATTATAA